A part of Antechinus flavipes isolate AdamAnt ecotype Samford, QLD, Australia chromosome 6, AdamAnt_v2, whole genome shotgun sequence genomic DNA contains:
- the LOC127540509 gene encoding high affinity immunoglobulin epsilon receptor subunit beta-like, protein MAVLSSVIAIVGITILSSNLNETLSVLQKCPYHPMGDFCYAAHFLTETAAIVLFLTVLELGIGILLPVGEIIGKIEERWIIKHRKAYQEALYEELPIYDPIGESIELETRESVPTDPKDTRRESLQSREYQSPEELQETQS, encoded by the exons ATGGCCGTTCTCAGTTCTGTGATTGCAATAGTTGGAATAACTATTCTCTCATCCAATCTGAATGAAACACTTTCTGTTTTGCAAAAATGCCCATATCACCCAATGGGAGACTTTTGCTATGCAGCTCATTTTTTAACT GAAACTGCAGCCATTGTCTTATTCCTTACTGTCCTGGAGTTGGGCATTGGTATATTACTTCCTGTTGgtgaaataattggaaaaatagaagaaagatggATTATAAAG CATCGCAAAGCTTACCAAGAAGCTCTTTATGAGGAATTACCCATTTATGACCCAATTGGTGAAAGCATAGAGCTAGAGACAAGAGAGTCTGTACCCACTGACCCAAAAGACACAAGAAGAGAGTCACTTCAATCAAGAGAATATCAATCACCAGAAGAACTCCAGGAAACTCAGTCCTAG
- the LOC127541640 gene encoding high affinity immunoglobulin epsilon receptor subunit beta-like → MISSPSQSVEESTEEVVPKKKVQELKPPPPPKSKVKTFLRKELEFLGVTQTVIGFICFFFGITHILILKLVDPKIVAFSSFSKGYPIWGGLLFTILGFLLISFERKYIKYLKIKVIKGSHVAKDA, encoded by the exons ATGATCTCATCACCCAGTCAGTCTGTGGAAGAATCCACTGAAGAAGTCGTACCGAAGAAGAAAGTTCAGGAACTTAAACCTCCCCCCCCACCAAAGAGCAAAGTGAAAACATTTCTGAGAAAGGAGCTGGAGTTCCTGGGG GTGACTCAAACCGTCATTGGCTTTATCTGCTTCTTCTTTGGAATAACTCACATATTGATTCTGAAACTTGTAGACCCCAAAATTGTTGCTTTCTCATCATTCTCTAAGGGCTATCCAATATGGGGAGGATTACTG TTCAccattttgggatttttattgatttcatttgaaagaaaatacaTCAAATACCTG aaaattaaaGTGATAAAGGGAAGCCATGTAGCTAAAGATGCCTAG